Proteins encoded together in one Solanum lycopersicum chromosome 7, SLM_r2.1 window:
- the NAC4 gene encoding NAC domain transcription factor — translation MESTDSSTGSHHQPQLPPGFRFHPTDEELVVHYLKKRVASVPLPVSIIAEVDLYKFDPWELPAKATFGEQEWYFFSPRDRKYPNGARPNRAATSGYWKATGTDKPVLTAGGTQKVGVKKALVFYGGKPPKGVKTNWIMHEYRLADNKTNNKPPGCDLANKKSLRLDDWVLCRIYKKNNTQRPIDHERDDLNIDMMMGSSSIHPSCIPNSMSMPNIFGQPKIPQLKSSNFGTTLIHDQNDQNLYEGGSQYSSKRPLANLYWNDQDGGASNDNSQSTKRFLTENMEDGLNMNARADEQNGSIVSLLSQQQVLGSLSEGVFRQPYSGMNWYS, via the exons ATGGAGAGTACCGATTCATCAACCGGCTCTCATCATCAACCACAATTGCCACCTGGATTTCGATTTCATCCAACTGATGAAGAGCTTGTGGTTCATTATCTTAAGAAAAGAGTTGCCTCTGTTCCTCTTCCTGTTTCTATTATTGCTGAAGTTGATCTTTACAAATTTGATCCTTGGGAACTACCTG cTAAGGCGACATTTGGAGAACAAGAATGGTATTTCTTCAGTCCAAGAGATAGAAAGTATCCTAACGGGGCGCGCCCAAATAGGGCGGCAACTTCCGGTTATTGGAAGGCTACCGGAACCGACAAGCCGGTGCTCACCGCCGGCGGGACCCAAAAAGTAGGTGTCAAAAAGGCATTGGTGTTTTATGGTGGCAAACCACCCAAAGGGGTGAAGACAAATTGGATTATGCATGAATATAGGCTTGCtgataataaaacaaataataagcCCCCTGGTTGTGACCTTGCCAATAAAAAATCACTAAGG CTAGATGATTGGGTTTTATGTAGGATTTACAAGAAGAATAATACTCAAAGGCCAATTGATCATGAAAGAGATGATTTGAATATTGATATGATGATGGGATCATCATCAATTCATCCATCATGTATACCAAATTCAATGTCAATGCCAAATATATTTGGTCAACCAAAAATACCACaactaaaatcttcaaattttggCACTACATTAATTCATGatcaaaatgaccaaaatttatATGAAGGTGGATCACAATATTCTTCAAAAAGGCCACTAGCAAATTTGTATTGGAATGATCAAGATGGAGGAGCTAGTAACGATAATTCTCAATCAACAAAAAGGTTTTTGACAGAAAATATGGAAGATGGATTAAATATGAATGCTCGAGCAGATGAACAAAATGGATCTATCGTAAGTCTTCTCAGTCAACAACAAGTTCTTGGGTCTCTAAGTGAAGGAGTTTTTCGACAACCTTATTCAGGCATGAATTGGTACtcttaa